The genomic stretch GTTCTGATGGGGAATTCTCAGGTTTACAAGtacaagaaaaaagagaaacaaagtaATTGTTTACTGTAGTTCAGAGTTCAGATATTTTTTAGCATTATGCAAGGacatatataaaaaaatgttGAGAGAAATGTCTTATCTCTGTCAACAAAAAAGAAATGCAGAGATAGTAATTTCAACTCGAAGGAATAGCTAACCTCAGGAGCAAAACCTTCTATATGATCCTTCTCCTTCTCCAGAAGGTTCTTAGTTACGAATAGAGGAAAATAAGCATTTTTTATgttcatcttttttattttcgTGTCAAAAAAGGTCTGCACAGGCAAAGAGTTGAATTTTGAAAAACATATACAATTACGCATGACTTCCTAAATAATTAACAGCTTAAAAATCAGTCTAAAGTACATTAAATGCATAAATATGATCTTTGCAGCACATATTTTTCATGCATATAAAGAACAATCGGAATACATTAATGATCAAATTTCAGATACTTCAGTCCAGTACTGAAGCGCCTTGAAACATCAAGTTGGAAGGAGTCACAACTCATAGTATAATTCCAGCAAACTTCTTGTTAAAAATAACTGGAAGATAAGAATTGACGATAATCGCTTGGCAAGATAGAACAATGAATTATTCCAGCAACCTGGAGGATAACTAAAATGACCAAAATCTACACCAAGCGCTTAGACAAAAACCAAATCAAAACGCTTACCTGTAAGGTTTCCCAAATTGCCATTGTCCACGGCCTCAGGATATAGCAGCCAGATATGCCATAGAATTCAATCATTTCACAATTAACAACAACCTGGCAAGCATGCAAAATCATTGACTGACATAGACGTTATACAAACGTCACAAGATGAATTGGCCAACTCAAATCCTTCTAGCTCAACCCATAAATCACAGCATAAAACCCAACAGCAGTCCATGTCTCACCTCGGAATACCATTCTCCGAAATTCTCATCCTTTGTGGGTCAACCCAAGTCCAGTTTCCTTCTTCACTTCCTCCTTCCTCGCTAATATACATGTCATAAAAAAAACACGCATGAGAACGTTCAAAATACGTCTACAAATTCATATTCCCACGATCGGTCTCGATTCAAATAACAGCAATAGAATACCACTAACACGCACCGTTTTTGGAACTAGAGCTCACAGCCGCCATGATTTCCGAGTTCACAGCCGTCGCTCGAGAACGGGAGCGAGggaggaaggggaagaagaaTTTAGGCATGAGATGTTTAAAGGGAGCTTTTGTGCTCGAGAACGAGGAGGGAGAAAGGGGTTGAGAAGAATTTGGGGATGATATGTTTAAAGGGCGCTTTTATATAGGCTAACCTTTGGATCGGAATCTAACGGACGGGGAATAAAGTCGATTCAATAAAACGCGACCGCCTTTACCGAAAAGGAAACGAGATTAAACGtgtaatattgatttaaaaataattattttctgtttttatttaaaatgtcacaatctaaaaataaatattatatatacttCCAAGTtcacacattatatatatatatatatgtaattttatgtttatatatatatataaccaaaaaCTTATAAATATGTCGTTATAGTtactaaataatatttaataattattttttatttttttattatatatatattttaaataataataataataaaattataaatctcaACTATTTGAGATCAGTTATGTCgatattttatcatcattaagATCTAGTTACATCGATTTTTATCATCATTAAGATCTATAAATAATGATATCTTAAGTAAGTTCAAAGTACTTAAAGATCTTTATTTATCTTTCTCTATCCCT from Musa acuminata AAA Group cultivar baxijiao chromosome BXJ1-3, Cavendish_Baxijiao_AAA, whole genome shotgun sequence encodes the following:
- the LOC135586325 gene encoding proline--tRNA ligase, cytoplasmic-like, with amino-acid sequence MIEFYGISGCYILRPWTMAIWETLQTFFDTKIKKMNIKNAYFPLFVTKNLLEKEKDHIEGFAPEVAWVTQSGQSELEVPIAIRPTSETVMYPYFSKWTRGHRDLPLKLNQWCNIVRW